In a genomic window of Sphingomonas koreensis:
- a CDS encoding transglutaminase family protein has protein sequence MLYSIRHVTRFDYAEPVGFARCNLRLKPIHWSGQQLHDYDLSVEPGGRTAPARAEAGLANVVRLVIEQAANSLTIESRCKITVDRPVPEPAPGDPTLAQIARQARESRDAGPASPASYLFPSPLIPLDPDIAAWCAQDLDPARGALEAGIALACRIQAEFEFDPAATLVDTPPHEAFVKRGGVCQDFAQIMISGLRAAGLPAAYASGYLRTLPPPGQPRLVGADATHAWVLLWCGPERGWVGLDPTNGIWMASDHVIIAIGRDYADIAPIDGIILGYGAQDMQVSVDVEPLDGAASLATTAPRADVAG, from the coding sequence ATGCTCTACTCGATCCGCCACGTCACCCGCTTCGATTATGCCGAGCCTGTCGGCTTTGCGCGCTGCAACCTGCGCCTCAAGCCGATCCACTGGTCGGGGCAGCAGCTGCACGACTATGACCTGAGCGTCGAGCCGGGCGGCCGCACCGCCCCTGCGCGCGCCGAGGCCGGCCTCGCCAATGTCGTGCGGCTGGTGATCGAGCAGGCCGCGAACAGTCTGACGATCGAGAGCCGCTGCAAGATCACCGTCGACCGGCCGGTTCCGGAACCCGCGCCGGGCGATCCGACTCTGGCGCAGATCGCGCGCCAGGCGCGCGAAAGCAGGGATGCGGGCCCCGCGAGCCCGGCATCCTATCTTTTCCCTTCGCCATTGATCCCGCTCGATCCCGATATCGCCGCCTGGTGCGCGCAGGACCTCGATCCGGCGCGCGGCGCACTGGAGGCGGGGATCGCGCTCGCGTGCCGCATCCAGGCGGAGTTCGAGTTCGATCCGGCGGCGACCCTGGTCGATACCCCGCCGCACGAGGCTTTCGTGAAGCGTGGCGGCGTGTGCCAGGATTTCGCGCAGATCATGATCTCGGGCCTGCGGGCTGCAGGCCTGCCCGCCGCCTATGCCTCGGGCTATCTGCGCACGCTCCCGCCGCCCGGCCAGCCCAGGCTGGTGGGTGCGGACGCAACGCACGCCTGGGTCCTGCTGTGGTGCGGGCCCGAACGCGGCTGGGTCGGGCTGGATCCGACCAACGGCATCTGGATGGCGAGCGATCACGTGATCATCGCGATCGGGCGGGACTATGCGGATATCGCGCCGATCGACGGCATCATCCTGGGATATGGCGCGCAGGACATGCAGGTTTCGGTGGACGTCGAGCCGCTCGATGGCGCGGCGTCACTTGCAACCACGGCTCCACGGGCCGATGTAGCGGGGTAA
- a CDS encoding DnaJ C-terminal domain-containing protein: MADPYATLGVSRGASEDEIKKAYRKLAKELHPDRNKDNPKAAEKFSTVTQAYDLLMDKDKRARFDRGEIDADGNPASPFGAGFGGARGGQQGGFRPGGAGFDFGGADAGGFEDILEGLFGGRGAGMGGQQGGFSSGFGRRPPPAKGANVAYRLRVPFEDAAALKPQRIQLRDGGTIDLKLPKGVETGTQMRLGGKGDAGPGGNGDAIVTIEIEPHRFYTRDGDHIRLDLPVTLKEAVEGASVRVPTPEGAVNLKVPAGSSSGKTLRLKGRGFHGKNARGDLLVTLMIEIPASDAKLAEFVSGWEGGGNPRSRLGV; encoded by the coding sequence GTGGCCGATCCTTACGCAACCTTGGGTGTCTCGCGCGGGGCCAGCGAGGACGAGATCAAGAAGGCGTATCGCAAGCTCGCAAAAGAGCTGCACCCCGACCGCAACAAGGACAATCCCAAGGCCGCGGAGAAGTTCAGCACCGTGACGCAGGCCTATGACCTGCTGATGGACAAGGACAAGCGCGCGCGGTTCGACCGCGGCGAGATCGATGCCGATGGCAATCCGGCCTCGCCCTTCGGCGCGGGCTTCGGCGGCGCGCGCGGTGGCCAGCAGGGCGGATTCCGACCCGGCGGCGCTGGCTTCGATTTCGGCGGCGCGGATGCCGGCGGGTTCGAGGATATCCTCGAAGGGTTGTTCGGCGGTCGCGGCGCGGGGATGGGCGGCCAGCAGGGCGGTTTTTCGAGCGGCTTCGGCCGCCGCCCGCCGCCCGCCAAGGGTGCGAACGTCGCCTATCGCCTGCGCGTGCCGTTCGAGGACGCCGCAGCGCTGAAGCCGCAACGGATTCAGCTGCGCGACGGCGGCACGATCGATCTCAAGCTTCCCAAGGGGGTCGAGACCGGCACCCAGATGCGGCTGGGCGGAAAGGGTGATGCCGGGCCGGGCGGCAATGGCGACGCGATCGTGACGATCGAGATCGAGCCGCACCGTTTCTACACTCGCGACGGCGATCATATCAGGCTCGATCTGCCGGTGACGCTCAAGGAAGCGGTCGAGGGTGCGTCGGTGCGCGTACCGACGCCTGAAGGCGCGGTGAACCTCAAGGTCCCCGCCGGCTCGAGCTCGGGCAAGACGCTGCGCCTCAAAGGGCGGGGCTTCCACGGCAAGAATGCGCGCGGCGACCTGCTGGTCACGCTGATGATCGAGATCCCGGCGAGCGACGCGAAGCTTGCCGAGTTCGTAAGCGGTTGGGAAGGCGGAGGGAACCCGCGCAGCCGGCTGGGCGTCTGA
- a CDS encoding YihY/virulence factor BrkB family protein: MTEPISPESPEARRRGFHRHLSDLGVTDRVIEVIRRVVVGAYTDGFTHAGNLAYLSLVTLFPFFIVATAIARLVGRTGDGLQAVGAFLQTVPPEVGALLRPAILEVLEARSGSLLWLGALVGLWTTSGFIETVRAILRQAYGVQSGTSFWRLKLGAIGLVIASVVLAMMAFSFQVLLIGAEQFIWRVIPFASDAQRIISVTKIAPAIALYGALYILFYTLTPTRYRQSKCPKWPGPLFVTIWWMACTAALPHVIGAFGGYGLTYGSLAGVMVALIFFFLIGFGVVIGAELNAALAETPENGLEGRQEKTGG, encoded by the coding sequence GTGACGGAGCCCATTTCCCCTGAATCGCCGGAGGCGCGCCGTCGCGGTTTCCACCGGCATCTCTCGGACCTGGGCGTCACCGATCGGGTGATCGAGGTGATCCGGCGCGTGGTGGTCGGCGCCTATACCGACGGCTTCACTCATGCGGGCAACCTTGCTTACCTCAGTCTCGTCACGCTCTTCCCGTTCTTCATCGTCGCCACTGCGATCGCCCGGCTGGTCGGGCGCACCGGCGACGGGCTTCAGGCGGTGGGAGCGTTCCTCCAGACGGTCCCGCCCGAGGTCGGCGCACTGCTCCGCCCCGCGATCCTCGAGGTGCTGGAGGCGCGTTCCGGATCGCTGCTGTGGCTCGGCGCGCTGGTGGGGCTATGGACCACCTCCGGCTTTATCGAGACGGTGCGCGCGATCCTGCGCCAGGCTTATGGTGTCCAGTCGGGCACGTCCTTCTGGCGGTTGAAGCTCGGCGCGATCGGGCTCGTGATCGCATCGGTAGTCCTCGCGATGATGGCGTTCAGTTTCCAGGTGCTGCTGATCGGCGCCGAACAGTTCATCTGGCGGGTGATTCCGTTCGCTTCCGATGCGCAGCGCATCATCTCGGTCACCAAGATCGCGCCGGCGATCGCCCTCTATGGCGCGCTCTACATCCTCTTCTACACGCTCACACCAACGCGATATCGCCAATCCAAATGCCCCAAATGGCCAGGGCCGCTGTTTGTGACGATCTGGTGGATGGCGTGCACCGCGGCGCTGCCGCATGTGATCGGCGCGTTCGGCGGCTATGGCCTGACCTATGGCAGCCTTGCAGGGGTGATGGTGGCGCTTATCTTCTTTTTTCTGATCGGGTTTGGGGTCGTTATCGGTGCAGAACTGAATGCGGCGCTGGCGGAAACGCCGGAGAACGGTCTAGAGGGACGACAAGAAAAGACCGGAGGGTAA
- the fabI gene encoding enoyl-ACP reductase FabI — MTGLMQGKRGLIMGLANDRSLAWGIAKKLREHGAELAFSYQGEALEKRVRPLAEELGSDFLIDCDVSDMAALDTAFATLAARWPTIDFVVHAIGFSDKNELRGGYVDTSLDNFLMTMNISVYSFVAVAKRAQAMMPDGGSLLTLSYYGAEKVIPHYNVMGVAKAALETSVQYLAVDLGGQNIRVNAISAGPIKTLAASGIGDFRLILKWNELNSPLKRNVTIEDVGGAGLYFLSDLSSGTTGETHHVDAGYHVVGMKAEDAPDIALV; from the coding sequence GTGACCGGATTGATGCAGGGCAAGCGCGGGCTCATCATGGGCCTCGCCAATGATCGCTCGCTCGCCTGGGGTATTGCGAAGAAGCTGCGCGAGCATGGCGCGGAACTGGCCTTCAGCTATCAGGGCGAGGCGCTGGAGAAGCGCGTGCGCCCGCTGGCCGAGGAACTGGGCAGCGATTTCCTGATCGACTGCGACGTGAGCGACATGGCCGCGCTCGACACCGCGTTCGCGACGCTGGCAGCGCGCTGGCCGACGATCGATTTCGTCGTTCATGCGATCGGCTTCTCGGACAAGAACGAGCTGCGCGGCGGCTATGTCGATACCAGCCTCGACAATTTCCTGATGACGATGAACATCAGCGTCTATTCGTTCGTCGCGGTGGCCAAGCGCGCGCAGGCGATGATGCCCGATGGCGGATCGCTGCTGACGCTCAGCTACTATGGCGCGGAGAAGGTGATCCCGCATTATAACGTGATGGGCGTGGCCAAGGCAGCGCTGGAGACCAGCGTCCAGTATCTGGCGGTCGATCTCGGCGGGCAGAATATCCGCGTCAACGCGATCTCGGCAGGGCCGATCAAGACGCTTGCCGCATCGGGCATCGGCGACTTCCGCCTGATCCTGAAGTGGAACGAGCTCAACTCGCCGCTCAAGCGCAACGTGACGATCGAGGATGTCGGCGGCGCCGGCCTCTATTTCCTGTCCGACCTGTCGAGCGGCACCACCGGCGAGACGCATCATGTCGATGCGGGCTATCACGTCGTCGGCATGAAGGCCGAGGACGCACCCGACATCGCATTGGTGTGA
- a CDS encoding GNAT family N-acetyltransferase, with translation MTIAIRPATGGDVAAIDALLRRSFPAPDEALLVQRLCIDGDMVLTLVADDDETGALAGMVAFSRMDVAVNDQPFPAVALAPVAVEAAYRRQGVAEALIAAGHRHLADAGYLLSFVLGDPSYYGRFGYAADLARGFASPYAGDYLMALALQDGKVPCGVRGAASHAAAFAALGQDA, from the coding sequence GTGACGATCGCGATCCGCCCGGCGACCGGCGGCGACGTGGCGGCGATCGACGCGCTGCTGCGGCGCAGCTTCCCGGCACCCGACGAGGCGTTGCTGGTCCAGCGGCTGTGCATCGACGGCGACATGGTGCTGACCCTGGTCGCGGATGACGACGAGACGGGTGCGCTTGCGGGGATGGTCGCGTTCAGCCGGATGGATGTTGCGGTCAACGACCAGCCGTTTCCCGCGGTCGCGCTGGCGCCGGTCGCGGTCGAGGCGGCGTACCGGCGGCAGGGGGTGGCCGAAGCACTGATCGCCGCGGGGCACAGGCACCTTGCCGACGCGGGCTATCTGCTGAGCTTCGTGCTGGGCGATCCGTCTTATTACGGGCGCTTCGGCTATGCCGCCGATCTCGCGCGTGGCTTCGCCTCCCCCTATGCCGGCGACTATCTGATGGCGCTGGCCTTGCAGGACGGGAAAGTGCCGTGCGGCGTGCGCGGGGCGGCGAGCCATGCGGCGGCGTTCGCAGCGCTGGGGCAGGACGCCTGA
- the aroC gene encoding chorismate synthase, with amino-acid sequence MSFNTFGRVFRFTTWGESHGPAIGAVVDGCPPGLALTEADIQPFLDKRRPGQSRFTTQRQEPDQVRILSGVFEGKTTGTPISLMIENVDQRSKDYSEVAAAYRPGHADYAYDAKYGFRDYRGGGRSSARETASRVAAGAVARAVIPDVSILAWVEAIGGDAIDYAKFDAAEIGNNPFFCPDPDAAARWEKLVDDARKAGSSLGAVIACEATGVPAGWGAPLYAKLDSELAAAMMSINAVKGVEIGDGFAAAALSGEANADPMRPGNDGKPVFLANHAGGIAGGIATGQPVRVRVAFKPTSSILTPVETITREGEATEIRTKGRHDPCVGIRGVPVVEAMMALVLADQKLLHRAQIG; translated from the coding sequence ATGAGCTTCAACACCTTCGGCCGCGTCTTCCGCTTCACCACCTGGGGGGAGAGCCATGGCCCCGCGATCGGTGCGGTGGTGGATGGTTGCCCACCCGGGCTTGCGCTGACCGAAGCCGATATCCAGCCCTTCCTCGACAAGCGCCGCCCCGGCCAGTCGCGCTTCACCACCCAGCGGCAGGAGCCCGACCAGGTCCGCATCCTTTCCGGCGTGTTCGAGGGGAAGACCACTGGCACCCCGATCAGCCTGATGATCGAGAATGTCGACCAGCGGTCGAAAGACTATTCGGAGGTCGCTGCGGCCTATCGCCCGGGCCATGCCGACTATGCCTATGATGCGAAATATGGGTTCCGCGACTATCGCGGCGGCGGGCGCTCCTCGGCGCGCGAGACGGCGAGCAGGGTCGCTGCGGGCGCGGTCGCGCGCGCGGTGATCCCGGATGTCTCGATCCTCGCCTGGGTCGAGGCGATCGGAGGCGACGCGATCGACTATGCGAAGTTCGACGCTGCCGAGATCGGCAACAACCCGTTCTTCTGCCCCGATCCCGACGCTGCGGCGCGATGGGAAAAGCTGGTCGACGACGCACGCAAGGCGGGGTCCTCGCTCGGTGCGGTGATCGCATGCGAGGCGACGGGCGTGCCCGCGGGCTGGGGCGCGCCGCTCTATGCCAAGCTCGACAGCGAGCTCGCCGCGGCGATGATGAGCATCAATGCCGTCAAGGGGGTCGAGATCGGCGATGGGTTCGCTGCGGCGGCGCTGAGCGGTGAGGCCAATGCCGATCCGATGCGGCCGGGGAATGACGGCAAGCCGGTTTTCCTCGCCAACCATGCCGGCGGGATCGCGGGCGGGATCGCCACTGGCCAGCCGGTGCGCGTACGCGTGGCGTTCAAGCCCACCAGCTCGATCCTGACCCCGGTCGAGACGATCACCCGGGAGGGCGAGGCGACCGAGATCCGCACCAAGGGGCGTCACGATCCGTGCGTCGGTATCCGCGGCGTTCCGGTGGTCGAGGCGATGATGGCGCTGGTGCTGGCCGACCAGAAACTGCTGCATCGCGCCCAGATCGGCTGA
- a CDS encoding adenylosuccinate synthase, whose translation MANVAVIGAQWGDEGKGKIVDWLASRADLVVRFQGGHNAGHTLVVGDKVYKLSLLPSGLVRGTLSAIGNGVVFDPWHFRDEIARLREQGVEITPETLQVAETAPLILPIHRDLDALREDASGAGKIGTTRRGIGPAYEDKVGRRAIRVCDLAHLDDLDAQLDRLCAHHDALRAGFGEPPIDREKLLADLREIAPSVLPYAAPVWLTLKRAKEAGKRILFEGAQGVLLDVDHGTYPFVTSSNTVSGSAASGSGLGPGSVGFVLGIVKAYTTRVGSGPFPSEQDNEIGELLGTRGREFGVVTGRKRRCGWFDAVLVRQSVAVSGVTGIALTKLDILDGMEKLRICIGYKVGDKHYDYLPPSPQDQARAEAVYEEFEGWSESTAGARSWAQLPAQAIKYIRRIEELIGCPVALVSTSPEREDTILVRDPFAD comes from the coding sequence ATGGCAAATGTCGCAGTGATCGGCGCCCAATGGGGCGATGAGGGCAAGGGCAAGATCGTCGATTGGCTCGCCAGCCGGGCCGATCTGGTGGTTCGATTCCAGGGCGGGCACAATGCCGGCCATACGCTTGTCGTCGGCGACAAGGTCTACAAGCTCTCGCTGCTCCCCTCCGGGCTCGTGCGCGGCACGCTGTCGGCGATCGGCAACGGCGTCGTCTTCGACCCCTGGCATTTCCGCGACGAGATCGCCCGGCTGCGCGAACAGGGCGTCGAGATCACGCCCGAGACGCTGCAGGTCGCCGAGACCGCGCCGCTGATCCTGCCCATCCATCGCGATCTCGACGCGCTGCGCGAGGACGCGTCGGGTGCGGGCAAGATCGGCACCACCCGCCGCGGCATCGGCCCGGCCTATGAGGACAAGGTTGGCCGCCGCGCGATTCGCGTGTGCGACCTGGCCCATCTCGACGATCTCGACGCGCAGCTCGACCGGCTCTGCGCGCATCACGACGCGCTGCGTGCCGGCTTCGGCGAGCCGCCGATCGATCGCGAAAAGCTGCTCGCCGACCTGCGCGAGATCGCGCCGTCGGTCCTGCCCTATGCCGCGCCGGTATGGCTGACCCTCAAACGCGCCAAGGAAGCCGGCAAGCGCATCCTGTTCGAGGGCGCGCAGGGCGTGCTGCTCGACGTCGATCACGGCACCTATCCCTTCGTCACCTCGTCCAACACGGTGAGCGGATCGGCGGCTTCGGGCTCGGGGCTTGGGCCGGGATCGGTGGGCTTCGTGCTGGGCATCGTCAAGGCATACACGACCCGCGTCGGTTCGGGGCCCTTCCCGAGCGAGCAGGACAACGAGATCGGCGAGCTCCTCGGCACGCGCGGTCGCGAGTTCGGCGTGGTTACCGGGCGCAAGCGCCGTTGCGGATGGTTCGACGCGGTGCTGGTGCGTCAGTCGGTCGCGGTGAGCGGCGTCACCGGCATCGCGCTGACCAAGCTCGACATCCTCGACGGGATGGAGAAGCTGCGTATCTGCATCGGCTACAAGGTCGGCGACAAACATTACGACTATCTGCCGCCCAGCCCACAGGATCAGGCGCGTGCCGAAGCCGTTTACGAGGAATTCGAAGGCTGGAGCGAATCGACCGCGGGCGCGCGCAGCTGGGCTCAGCTTCCAGCTCAGGCGATCAAGTATATTCGCCGGATCGAGGAACTGATCGGCTGCCCGGTAGCGCTGGTCTCGACCAGCCCGGAGCGCGAAGACACCATCCTCGTCCGCGATCCGTTCGCGGACTGA
- a CDS encoding fumarylacetoacetate hydrolase family protein, which translates to MKLASLKHGRDGKLVVVSNDLAWCADAAHIAPTLQAALDDWDRLEGDLRNLATDLEHETIPMLRFHERQAAAPLPRAYQWADGSAYVNHVALVRQARGAEMPESFWHDPLMYQGGSDGFLGARDPIPLADESWGCDLEAEVVVVTGDVPLGVSREDALAAIRLVGLTNDVSLRNLIPGELAKGFGFFQSKPASAFSPVFVTPDSLGDWWKDGKLHRKLMVDLNGKPFGRAEAGEDMTFDFGTLVAHAAKTRALGAGTIIGSGTVSNRDANGGPGKPIAEGGVGYSCLAEVRTVETINGGAPVTPFLKAGDTVRIWAEDDKHHPIFGVIEQTVGG; encoded by the coding sequence ATGAAACTGGCAAGCCTCAAGCACGGCCGTGACGGGAAGCTGGTTGTCGTCTCCAATGATCTCGCCTGGTGCGCGGATGCCGCGCACATCGCGCCGACGCTTCAGGCTGCGCTCGACGACTGGGACCGGCTCGAAGGCGATCTGCGCAATCTCGCCACCGATCTCGAGCACGAGACCATCCCGATGCTGCGGTTCCACGAACGTCAGGCGGCTGCACCGCTGCCGCGTGCCTACCAATGGGCCGACGGATCGGCCTATGTGAACCATGTCGCGCTGGTCCGTCAGGCCCGCGGCGCTGAGATGCCGGAGAGTTTCTGGCACGATCCGCTGATGTACCAGGGCGGCAGCGACGGCTTTCTCGGTGCGCGCGACCCGATCCCGCTCGCTGACGAAAGCTGGGGCTGCGACCTCGAGGCCGAGGTGGTGGTCGTCACCGGCGACGTGCCGCTGGGCGTGAGCCGCGAAGATGCGTTGGCGGCGATCCGGTTGGTCGGCCTCACCAATGACGTGTCGCTGCGCAACCTGATTCCGGGCGAACTCGCCAAGGGTTTCGGCTTCTTTCAGTCCAAGCCCGCCAGCGCTTTCTCCCCCGTTTTCGTGACGCCCGATTCGCTTGGCGACTGGTGGAAGGACGGAAAGCTGCACCGCAAGCTTATGGTCGATCTCAACGGCAAGCCGTTCGGCCGCGCCGAGGCGGGCGAGGACATGACCTTCGATTTCGGCACGCTGGTCGCGCACGCCGCCAAGACCCGAGCCTTGGGTGCGGGCACGATCATCGGTTCCGGTACTGTCTCCAACCGTGACGCCAATGGCGGTCCCGGCAAGCCGATCGCCGAAGGCGGCGTCGGTTATTCGTGCCTTGCCGAGGTTCGCACGGTCGAGACGATCAATGGCGGCGCGCCGGTTACGCCGTTCCTCAAGGCGGGCGACACCGTCCGCATCTGGGCCGAAGATGACAAGCATCACCCGATCTTCGGGGTCATCGAGCAGACCGTCGGGGGATAG
- a CDS encoding methylated-DNA--[protein]-cysteine S-methyltransferase, with translation MTDGYTVFETVAGFAAIGWSAKGIHSFRLPADTAREAERSLLRRLPAIEAALPPAPVQAVIGDARRYFAGERVDFMQVPVDLGVQQPFFDRVYGFVRQLGWGETATYGAIAKALDAGPEFARDVGQAMASNPVPLIIPCHRVTAANGKIGGFSAPGGSLSKARMLGLEGVEVRDGIVARETPQLGLGF, from the coding sequence ATGACCGACGGCTATACCGTGTTCGAGACCGTAGCGGGCTTTGCCGCGATCGGTTGGAGTGCGAAGGGCATCCACAGCTTCCGGCTGCCGGCGGACACCGCGCGCGAGGCGGAGCGGTCGCTGCTTCGGCGTCTGCCGGCTATTGAGGCAGCCCTGCCACCGGCACCGGTACAGGCCGTGATCGGCGATGCGAGGCGCTACTTCGCCGGGGAGCGTGTCGACTTTATGCAGGTACCCGTCGATCTCGGCGTGCAGCAGCCCTTTTTCGACCGTGTCTATGGCTTCGTGCGTCAGCTCGGCTGGGGCGAGACGGCAACCTATGGCGCGATCGCCAAGGCGCTCGACGCCGGACCGGAATTCGCGCGCGACGTCGGCCAGGCGATGGCGTCCAATCCGGTGCCGCTGATCATCCCCTGTCATCGCGTAACGGCGGCGAACGGGAAGATCGGCGGCTTCTCGGCACCCGGCGGGTCGCTCTCCAAGGCACGGATGCTCGGACTTGAAGGCGTCGAGGTGCGGGACGGCATCGTCGCCCGCGAAACCCCGCAGCTGGGGCTGGGCTTCTAG
- a CDS encoding 2'-5' RNA ligase family protein, with product MTIPDIQGPLSHQSRQNDDQLLYLMLKPSPELAAAMDRLREQYELSRNYAAERFHITLLPFGDIRTLVSHDLMRIRHAMASLQAEPFDVTLNRIRGNALVGSRMRALRNFQRALLARLNTCGIDIDYTFDPHASLTYQPWQRRNISVPPITWRAERLLLVNSIHGVGHKLVDSWPLIARQGAFGF from the coding sequence ATGACGATCCCCGATATTCAGGGCCCCCTATCCCATCAGTCACGGCAGAACGATGATCAGCTGCTCTATCTGATGCTGAAACCAAGTCCGGAGCTGGCCGCAGCGATGGACCGCCTGCGCGAGCAATATGAGCTCTCGCGCAACTACGCCGCCGAGCGTTTCCACATCACGCTGCTGCCTTTCGGAGATATCCGAACACTTGTATCACACGATCTCATGCGCATTCGCCATGCGATGGCATCGCTACAGGCGGAGCCCTTCGATGTGACGCTCAACCGCATCCGCGGCAATGCACTTGTCGGCAGCAGAATGCGGGCGCTACGCAATTTCCAGCGCGCGCTTCTGGCTCGGCTCAACACCTGCGGCATCGACATCGACTATACCTTCGATCCGCATGCGTCGCTGACTTACCAGCCCTGGCAACGGCGCAACATTTCTGTGCCGCCGATCACTTGGCGTGCCGAGCGGCTCCTGTTGGTCAACAGCATTCACGGCGTTGGTCATAAGCTTGTCGACAGCTGGCCGCTGATCGCCCGGCAGGGAGCGTTCGGCTTCTGA